tgtgtaaatcctagtgtatctaggagtatcttgtatattccctttagtagtttaATTCCTATAAGAAATGTAATCCCATTAGGATACAAATTCTACCCATCGTACTACTATCAATAAAGGTACAAGGGCATGATACAACATGCAACTTTGAATtacatttctcttttctctgTATTGCCGCCGgcccctctccctctctgtcATTTGTACAGTTCAGtaaaataggcctacaacacgttaccAGCATGCTCTTGCCAGAAGCTAAGGAAGTAAAAGATCATGGATGAGGctttcttctacaaattcaaagactTTCAATTgatttctgccaatcaggttcttctaaaataaattaagatatttgaaaaaaccttgaagcatgaaatagGATTTCGAGTGCCACGTGTCGGGATGTAATTAGTTGTGCAAATTTTAGATAGGATCAAGTCTTTCTTGAGGTGGATGTTAAAATAACACctaccctttacaaatttcccaacaaccgtgaTGAGTAAAGGGTTTTTTCATgtcctccatatacaattcctccgcttggTGTACCTAgacaatataattacaaaaattaaaggaaatttatttatgaaattaaatgtaatataattaaatatttaaaataacttgTGAAAACACTTATTTCGTAGTAGTTTCGGAGATTCGCGGGAGTGATGCCTCCATAGAACTCGTAGTACTTTTTCGACGTACGAGTCCAAACACCCCACTTGTTTAAGAACTACTCTTGACACTTTCTTCCGATACCCATCTATAGGccctgcaaagagcttcatcttcttttcgggtccaagcctttcctttcattgcagatgtggccatttgaaatttattcAAACAATTAAAtgaaagattattggaagaggtaaaatagtatggaatggtgaaaaggatgcgagaaatggtgtaggaatgacataggtatttataggaaaaaaaaaattagcatttttttttaaattcgtccaaaaaaaattcaaattccaatGGTAATCTAATGTCAACTAGCCGTTGGCTGTCAAGTGGGCTGGGCTGCAGGGCTGGTTGGCTGGCTGGAAATGACCAACCCGCTGGCCcgattttggttttttagcCTAGTGGGGCCCATAAaccctttggcctagccctcggttggagatggcctaacctCCTAAAttgttctcctttttcttcaaaatctCGTATTCATCTATGTTTTGAATCATCAATGCGTAAATGTCGTGATGGGCTCTAACATGCTTGATTTCATCAAGAATGTCCTTAATTCATGTGATCGTGGAATTTAGGTGTAAAACTATGTGTGTTGTATGCGAATGCGGATTTATGGTTTGAAAGGTTAATCAATACAAATGCATTACCTCACTGGTGTAACTCTAAGAAAGAATGGTGCGATGTGAGCTACATCATGAACTATTCTTGACGAATAGCCTATGGCGAGGCGTTAAGAAGATAAGTTTCTAATGAACGCGTCTATATATGTGTAGAAGGCGGCGTGTATGCAAGATGAGCCTTTGTTAGGCGTAGAGAAATAATGCGTATGATAGTTGTAGAGAAGATGAACAGTAGTCCTGGTAGGGAGAGTAAGCCTATCAAATCGGGAATCTAGGATAAGATATCCAATCTTCTTACGATTATGATTGCATTATCTAATTTCTAAGATATCCTAATTTgacttgaattagggttttcttactTAGGAGACAAGTAACATCTTCAATGTGTAGTATGTCAGACTAAGGACTACGCTCATGGGTTACGAGTATTCCGGTCCCTCTTGCCACCCGAGATGCCACAGGTTATAAGCCCAGAAAATCATATTCCCACATCCTGTATGTTATAGggaccattttttattttgtccataCACAAAGAAACATCGATATATAGTTGGCATATTTATTTCACGAAAAAGGAAGAACATTCATAAAGGAATACAATTATGAAAATAGGGAAATGATATGCTTGGCATATTTATTTCACGAACAACAACCGCAGCAGGATATCTTCACCATTATCCAAGGAAACTTTTGTACCAGCTTGCTGAGAGTTTTGGGTGCCTCTTAAGTCCATCATTGTAATCTATATAGACGAAACCAAATCGTAAGGTGTATCCAGAAGCCCATTCAAAATTGTCCAGCAATGACCATGCAAAGTATCCCTTCACATTTACACCATCACTGCACAAAAAAGGCGAATTTCAAATGTAAGTATGTCTAGTGTAGTGATAAGTAAAAGATATAAGTTAAACCttatttaacttttaaaaagaACTTACTTGATTGCTTTTCGAAGATAGTCGAGGTGGTGGTAGTGGTAATCAATTCTGTGGGTATCATTGAGGGATTGCGGAAGTGACAATGTGGGATCATCGAACTCGTCAAGGCCTgcaatataattaattttttatttgatgttTTTAATTGACGAAGAGGCGAAGAATTATAGATTCATCATTTCATTCCTATCGATTCAACAGATTGCTAAATGTTTGAGAGTTCCCATCTAGTTTTATATGTAGATCACGTATAGATGTCAACTGCATTTTACACCATATACATGTGAAGCATTAATTATTTAGTTAATCAAggtttaaaaataattaccGTTCTCAGTAATGTAAATGAGCGGATTATTATATTTGTGCTTTGCGTAGAGTAAAATCTCTCGAATGCCTTTTGGATAAATAACTAGCCAGCTTGAAGCAGCCTGCAACCCCAATTTATGAAGGTAAGTTAACTAAATGAAAATCAATTACTCTTTGAATGCAAATAGTTTAGCTAATTGTTCGATGCGTACCGGAGGACCAATGGGGACTCCATTAAGCTCGGCTGCCACAACATTTAGGaatatgagattttaaatattttgatgaaCTTAAATTACTCAAATTAAATAATTGGTTTCTCATTTTGTACTCACTTGATTCAAAAACGCGAGCATCGGTCAGGAAGCTTGCATTTGCAGAATTATTATGAGGTTGATCGCTTGAATAGTGAGTAGTATAATAATTCATtccaacaaaatcaaatgaCCCTTTTATTAACTTGGATTCTTCTTGTGTAAATTTAGGTAATCTTTCTTTAACAAGAACTTGCATACTGTGCGGATATTGGCCGCTTGTCAATGGCTCCATAAACCTACATAatcattgaaatttcatcaataaattttgtattattatcaTATAAATGAACACTTAATTGGGTTGATATATAAGTTTGGAATTAATAAACTTGCCATCCAAACATAAAATCCAAAGATCGATTCGCAGCATTCCGATGACGCGTTGCGTTAGAAACCGGCACAAACCAATTTGTCGCTAATGTTATTCCTATCACGCCTTCTTGAGATGCCTGCACATCACCAACCAAACTTGATTAGTTACGGTATGAAAAAAGGTAAATTAACCCTAtctcattaatttaatattacaACATTGAGTATTAATATGACCTGATATTTAGTCTTGTACACTTTAACAGCATGTGCATGAGCGAGGAGGAAGTGGTGTGCTACTATATAGGGTTCGGTAGCCGAATCACCGCCGGTGCAGTTTAAGTTCTGCCAAGCAGAACATCGCCCGGGTGCTAATTCTCCTGATGCATAGCCAAAAGTAATAAAAGTATATGGCTCATTTAGTGTGATCCAATGCTTTACCCGATCGCCAAATAACTTAAAGCAAAGTTCCGCGTAGTCTCGAAAATGATTGCTGCaacatggaaaattaaaaatcagTTGCATGCTGATTTTGAAGGTTTACGCATTATAGCAATATACATTTGAATATCTAAACGATCAATCGTCAAGAAGATAaagaattattattaattagagAATCAAAGTCTACTACTTACACAATTTGACGGTTTAAGAAACCACCATATTCTTCTTCTAAGGCTTGAGGAAGATCCCAATGAAAGATTGTCGCATATGGCGTTACACCTGtgcattatcaataaaagcaacACGCTTGATTATATAACATGTAACTcttaatatgtatatatgtacatgtgtgtgtgtgtgtgtatttgtgAGGTGGGATGATATATGAGATTAAGCAGTTGCATCACCTTTGTTTAGGAGTTCATTGATGAGATTGTTGTAGTATTGTACTCCTTCCTTGTTCACACCCCCACTTAGCTTTCCAtctaattatataattaaaattaagaacATAAGCAAATACATTGGAAAGGGGAACAAAATAGGTTAAACTACAGATATTATTGGTTATATTACTCAGAGCAAACATCATGCATGGACACACTACTTCGTCCCAACTAATTAATGCGAATGCGGATGATCAACTTACTTGGTAACAATCTGGACCATGAGATAGAGAACCTATAAGCATCCAATCCCATATCATTCATAATCTTTACATCTTCCTATATAGAATAACGCAATATGTATTATAAGAAAATGCCTCATCTTCAACCTCCTTAATTTTCTTAAGGCCGTAAATTCTTTAATTCTCCTTATACTATTGAATAATTCAGAAGGACTGGAGAACAAAGTTAATGATATTTTTGAACCTTATAGCGGTGGTATTGATCATCAGCCACGTCCCCATTGCTTCCATCAATGATTTTTTCTGCAATTAACCatgtaaaattttca
This window of the Malus domestica chromosome 03, GDT2T_hap1 genome carries:
- the LOC139194043 gene encoding beta-glucosidase 13-like isoform X1 encodes the protein MATRLQSLLLGVLLLTGFAAGDGKTTAVIPSRYSSASLNRSSFPSGFVFGSASASYQYEGAWDEGGKGPSIWDNFTHQYPEKIIDGSNGDVADDQYHRYKEDVKIMNDMGLDAYRFSISWSRLLPNGKLSGGVNKEGVQYYNNLINELLNKGVTPYATIFHWDLPQALEEEYGGFLNRQIVNHFRDYAELCFKLFGDRVKHWITLNEPYTFITFGYASGELAPGRCSAWQNLNCTGGDSATEPYIVAHHFLLAHAHAVKVYKTKYQASQEGVIGITLATNWFVPVSNATRHRNAANRSLDFMFGWFMEPLTSGQYPHSMQVLVKERLPKFTQEESKLIKGSFDFVGMNYYTTHYSSDQPHNNSANASFLTDARVFESTELNGVPIGPPAASSWLVIYPKGIREILLYAKHKYNNPLIYITENGLDEFDDPTLSLPQSLNDTHRIDYHYHHLDYLRKAINDGVNVKGYFAWSLLDNFEWASGYTLRFGFVYIDYNDGLKRHPKLSASWYKSFLG
- the LOC139194043 gene encoding beta-glucosidase 13-like isoform X2; translated protein: MAMRLQSLLLGVLLLAGFAAADSKATAVIPSRYSSASLNRSSFPLGFVFGSASASYQYEGAWDEGGKGPSIWDNFTHQYPEKIIDGSNGDVADDQYHRYKEDVKIMNDMGLDAYRFSISWSRLLPNGKLSGGVNKEGVQYYNNLINELLNKGVTPYATIFHWDLPQALEEEYGGFLNRQIVNHFRDYAELCFKLFGDRVKHWITLNEPYTFITFGYASGELAPGRCSAWQNLNCTGGDSATEPYIVAHHFLLAHAHAVKVYKTKYQASQEGVIGITLATNWFVPVSNATRHRNAANRSLDFMFGWFMEPLTSGQYPHSMQVLVKERLPKFTQEESKLIKGSFDFVGMNYYTTHYSSDQPHNNSANASFLTDARVFESTELNGVPIGPPAASSWLVIYPKGIREILLYAKHKYNNPLIYITENGLDEFDDPTLSLPQSLNDTHRIDYHYHHLDYLRKAINDGVNVKGYFAWSLLDNFEWASGYTLRFGFVYIDYNDGLKRHPKLSASWYKSFLG